In the genome of Gammaproteobacteria bacterium, the window GTGGACGTTTAAGTGCGGTGGATTACGAGGGCCGTTAGCTCAGTTGGTAGAGCAGCTGACTCTTAATCAGCGGGTCGTAGGTTCAAGCCCTACACGGCCCACCAATAAAAACAGTATGTTACCGTATAGTTTCCTCGTAGTCTTTCCCCGTTGTGTCTAATTTGTGTCATCTTCTTTTGTTGAGTGCTTGGCGTCGATCTTGGCGGCGTACTCTGCGAGGTGCCCGGTCCCAAGATGCGCGTAGCGCAGTGCCATTTCCATCGAACCCCACCCGCCAAGTTCTTTCAGAACATAAAGAGGAGTTCCGGCTTGCACATGCCAGCTTGCCCAGGTGTGTCGTAGGTCGTGCCAACGAAATTCCTCTATCCCTGCCCGCTTGAGCGCTTTGCGCCAAGCATGGTTGTTGGCGCGACTGACCGGGTTTCCTTCAAAGGTAAAAACCCTGGATTTGTGCCTGCCCACTTGGCGCCGCAGAACTTCAACCGCGTCATTGTTGAGCGGAACCGCAATGGCCTTACCCGCTTTGGCCTCGTCAGCATTAACCCACGCAATGCGGCGCTCCAAATCTACCGCCTCCCACTCCAATCCCACTACGTTAGCCTCCCGTAGACCCGTGGACAGGCTGAAACGAACCATTTCAGCCAGGTGTTCAGGAAGCTCGTGTAGTAGGCGATCGACCTCATCACGGGTTAACCAGCGCACCCGGCGTTTCGGCTCTTGTAGCATCCGCACCGCAGGAACCCGCTCAATCCATTCCCAATCTCGTTGTGCTCTACGCAAAATACCTCGTATCACTGCAAGGGTGCGGTTTACCGTGGCTGGTGTAACCCCTCCTGAAAGTCTGGTGCTTGCTAGATCGTCCAGGCGTTCTCGGGTCAGATTTACCAACGCGGTGTCCGGTGGTATGTGTTGTGCGACCCACCTGAGCAGTTTCCGATCGTCTTCGATGCTCTTCTTGATTCCCTCCTGCTCGCGTATCCACCGAACTACAGCTTCTCCCCAGGTGTAGATTGGTTTCTCTCCAAGCTTGGCTTGCCTCCAGGTTTCCGCCTTGAGTTTATCGTGGAGTTCTTCGGCTGCTCTTTTGTCGGAAGTCCCAGCGCTGCGGCGTACTCGCTGTCCGTCCACACCTGTGAAGTCGATCCACCAATTTTCCCCTCTCTTGTAGATTCCCACGATTTTCCCCTCCGAAAGCTCTGGTGCTGTACGGTCGGCGGTGGCGTGTATTGTTCGACGACCCAAGAAACTAAGTGAACACGGCTAAAAACCCACCTCTTGCCTGGTTTGCGGGCTGGTATTTTCCCAGAGTAGGCGAGCCTTCGTAGAGCCTCCCGAGACATTCTCAGAAAATCAGATGCCTCTTCGAGGCTAGGGACTGGTTCAGTCTGATTCCATCCTAACTGACTGATTATTATTGTGGGAGT includes:
- a CDS encoding integrase: MGIYKRGENWWIDFTGVDGQRVRRSAGTSDKRAAEELHDKLKAETWRQAKLGEKPIYTWGEAVVRWIREQEGIKKSIEDDRKLLRWVAQHIPPDTALVNLTRERLDDLASTRLSGGVTPATVNRTLAVIRGILRRAQRDWEWIERVPAVRMLQEPKRRVRWLTRDEVDRLLHELPEHLAEMVRFSLSTGLREANVVGLEWEAVDLERRIAWVNADEAKAGKAIAVPLNNDAVEVLRRQVGRHKSRVFTFEGNPVSRANNHAWRKALKRAGIEEFRWHDLRHTWASWHVQAGTPLYVLKELGGWGSMEMALRYAHLGTGHLAEYAAKIDAKHSTKEDDTN